A genomic window from Megalobrama amblycephala isolate DHTTF-2021 linkage group LG2, ASM1881202v1, whole genome shotgun sequence includes:
- the LOC125263298 gene encoding SLAM family member 5-like: KSLHCSLGELDAETTEIQSVSVMEGDSVTLHTSVTKIREDDDILWKFGAENSLIAKISIENQIFSTSDGTDERFRDRLKLDNQTGSLTITNITTEHAGVYQLELNGAKLTTKTFSVSVYARLPVPVISSNSSNCSSSSSNCSLVCSVVNVSHVTLSWYKGNSLLSSISVSDLSISLSLPLEVEYQDKNTYSCVLNNPISNQTQHLDITHFCHTCAGTTELISCGSTEAVIRLVLSALVGVATVILLVYDIRSRRAEQNQAHIHPLGQ; this comes from the exons AAATCTCTTCATTGTTCTTTAGGTGAGCTTGATGCTGAAACAACTGAAATACaatcagtgtcagtgatggagggagattctgtcactttaCACACCAGTGTTACTAAAATACGTGAAGACGACGACATACTGTGGAAATTTGGAGCTGAAAACTCTCTCATCGCTAAAATCAGCATTGAGAACCAAATCTTCTCCACATCTGATGGTActgatgagagattcagagacagactgaagctggacaatcaaactggatctctgaccatcacaaacatcacaactgaacatgctggagtttatCAACTAGAGTTAAATGGAGCGAAACtgacaacaaaaacattcagtgtttctgtgtatG ctcgtctgcctgttcctgtcatcagcagtaactcttccaactgttcttcatcatcatcaaattgttcattggtgtgttcagttgtgaatgtgagtcatgtgactctctcctggtacaaaggaaacagtttattgtccagcatcagtgtgtctgatctcagcatcagtctctctctacctctggaggtggaatatcaggataaaaacacctacagttgtgtgctgaacaatcccatcagcaaccagactcaacatctggatATCACTCActtctgtcacacatgtgcaggtacAACAGAGCTGATA TCTTGTGGTTctactgaagctgtgatccgattggtcctctctgcactggtgggcgtggctactgtcattCTTCTGGTTTATGATATTAGATCCAGAAGAGCTGAACAAAATCAAGCACATATTCACCCACTGGGACAGTAA